The Mesorhizobium loti genome includes a region encoding these proteins:
- a CDS encoding helix-turn-helix transcriptional regulator, whose product MQKNVFSSVDLPSHLDHRARFALWQDIHVAEIWSVEYTISEQLSFEAAIEATAVGSLVLGQMAGTIKHASRKASNIAADGRDGYLLLVNNGDTVLSGTQIGRDYHVGKGEAALVSASEALQMTGGDNNVWANVVLPRAVLENAFTHVEDRLALTIGADNEALDMLKRYCSFLESGPALLSPDLIGHATETVVDLIGLATGAKGEAAELAGLRGLRAARLQAILQKMRDNFADPAISAQSVAGQLRLSVRYVHDLLQETGVSFAERILELRLQRAHRMLSDRRNDAMRISEIALLSGFSDVSYFNRCFRRRFGSTPGSAR is encoded by the coding sequence TTGCAAAAGAATGTCTTCTCATCGGTCGATTTGCCGTCGCATCTGGACCACCGCGCACGGTTCGCGCTCTGGCAGGACATCCATGTCGCCGAGATATGGTCGGTCGAATATACGATTTCCGAGCAACTGTCGTTCGAAGCCGCCATCGAAGCCACGGCCGTCGGGTCGCTGGTGCTGGGGCAGATGGCCGGCACGATCAAGCATGCCAGCCGCAAGGCGAGCAACATCGCCGCCGATGGCCGCGACGGCTATCTGCTGCTGGTCAACAATGGCGATACGGTGCTCAGCGGCACCCAGATTGGCCGCGACTATCACGTCGGCAAAGGCGAGGCTGCACTGGTCTCGGCTTCGGAAGCGTTGCAGATGACCGGCGGCGACAACAATGTCTGGGCCAATGTGGTGCTGCCGCGCGCCGTTCTGGAGAATGCCTTCACGCATGTCGAGGACCGGTTGGCGTTGACCATCGGAGCCGACAATGAGGCGCTCGATATGCTCAAGCGCTATTGCAGCTTTCTCGAATCAGGCCCCGCCTTGCTGTCGCCCGATCTCATCGGCCACGCCACCGAAACGGTCGTCGATCTGATCGGTCTGGCGACCGGCGCCAAGGGCGAGGCCGCCGAACTGGCGGGCTTGCGCGGCCTGCGCGCGGCAAGGCTGCAGGCCATCCTGCAAAAGATGCGGGACAATTTCGCCGATCCGGCCATTTCGGCGCAGAGCGTTGCCGGGCAATTGCGGCTCTCCGTGCGCTATGTCCATGACCTGCTGCAGGAAACCGGCGTGAGCTTTGCCGAGCGCATTCTCGAACTGCGCCTGCAGAGGGCCCATCGAATGCTGTCCGACAGACGCAATGACGCGATGCGGATCAGCGAGATCGCGCTGCTCAGTGGTTTCTCCGACGTCTCCTACTTCAACCGTTGCTTCCGCCGTCGCTTCGGTTCGACGCCGGGCAGTGCCAGATAG